attcttgacaaaaaaaatcattttaattttttttataaaatttgtatttatgaagatattttaaaaaaacgttttttacatctgatgaattgagcgttttaaggattacaaattttgaaaataacatttttctaagtatatagaaactacaataagcattaatgattgatatgttTCGACTTACGAAgttgtttatatttaagaaaaaactatatttttgaCATTCGTTATCTttaaaatgctcaattgataagatctaaaaaaacttttttaaaatatcttcagaaatacacattttataaaaaaaataaacatgtccttttttgtcaaaaatttaatttcctacaaaattgttcctatgattttttcctttaatctgcatatttcatgagatatttaaaaaaaaccgtgattgtataaaaaaaaaaactttgatcgtcctgcggcacgtgttcGTTTTacttaaatcgaaaaaaccaaattccccacgtattttttcaccaaaaaaaagctttttatggggcacttgagaaaatttaatttttaacgaccaccctattCTACACCTAAACTATTTATTTCAACAACACCTTCAAAATAACTATAGTATATATACTCAGTATGATCCCGGTCTATTGGCTAGGGCCgaaaataaacataataattatttgtccTATTACAGTGCAAGCCACCTGGATAtcacaattttgaaaaaattccatctatcattttttgaattttctacatgtgcatatttttagtttatttttgcacacctcaagcgcgaaagcgcaggTGTGCTTTAtggacggttttttttattcgactattttactcatataaaaatctttctacactatttttattctaccaagataggtaaaattgtatactagcatatagagaatttattaaggaacaaTTTAAATCCAACATTAAGTCGATTCATCAttttattcgtttaaaataaattattttaactcaagaaaccagtgctgtcaattgttacgtatgaaacttcgtaaacacgataactctcgatagataccattaatcggcctaactatttttttattgtctttgtattttttatcacaagaacccttatgaaaattactatctgaatCCTTTTAGTATAATTGTAATTCATTAACGACGTAAAATTGAttattcgtaaaaaatttagctgctatttttttactgttgttattatttttttcattgtttctctctatcaactaatggtggcagcactagcgtatgaatatgtttgaaaaaaaaaacgatatctaagacaaaaggcgggatatttaaaaaaaaatgttagtaaaaaaatattaaactgaaaataagaaataaaaaaatcaaattgataatttttaagttgaataaaagttcataataaaaaaaaaaaaacattaatattatataataaaagtagtaattaaaaataaaatgagcgattgaggtgtgcacttttggattttccaacatttttaaaattaaattgttgaaaaaaaaattaaaaaattatcaattatctgctaacttcaccctggttaaaaaagagaattaaaaaggattaaaaagaattaatttttcaatatttttaatcctttttaatactGCCAATCCTCTCTTAAACGGCCACGTTACATGGCTCAATCCTattaattctcttttttaaccagggcagggtcatcataaataattaattaattaatataataattgtattttatttgttttacagattatttaaatagtcGTTTGAAAAATGGAAGAAGTTTACTCTACGTCGACGAAGCACACAATCTTGTATGAATGGAAAATAAATGAAGTTTCATCATTGATAAAATCATCAACCGAAACTGAAGACTGCCCAAAACGCACGTCttcaatattttcaacaggagcaaaaataaatgattgctGGTACCTAGAATtgggaataaataaaaatgacaagCTATCGATGGATGATCAATATATATCAGTATACTTGCAGCCGAACAATGGAAGTCGACAAGTAAGAACCAAGTATTCGGTATTTATTTACGACAACAACAAAGAAAAACATTTTGTTCATCATGACCACCGAGTTTTCGAATATTTGGATGGTTGGGGTTTCAATTTAGTCCAAGTTGATGAATTATTGActaacaaaaatcaatttatactTGATGACACATTGACAGTGTGTATTAAATTAACAGTGTACGATGATGACACGTCTTCAAGTCATAAATTTCCACTAAAATCTTCAAAGCGAAACATTGTCGATGACTTCAAGGaacttttcaaaaacaaaGCCGGCAGCGACGTTGTTTTGATAGTCGACGACAGTAAATTCCGAGTTCACAAAAGTATACTTATCGCCCGAAGCTCCGTCTTTGCTTCAATGTTTCTGTATGAAACGGaggtaaaagaaaattatgtaaCTATTAATGACTTAAGCCTTAAAACAATCGGAGAAatgcttaaatttatttacactgaCCAAGTTACTGATATCGATGGTGACGCtaaagaattattaaaagCTGCCGACAAGTACCAGCTccagacattaaaaaaattatgcgaaGAATCGTTATGCAAGTCGATAACGATTGCCAATGCCGTTGACATCATGATACTGGCTGATGAAAATAATGCCAGGCAGCTGCTGGATTACGCTATTAATTTTATAGCAAATAATACAGGACATTTTATCAAGCCTGGATCTTTTAATTCTACAGATAATACAGATTGTTCCACATTATCAaagttacttaaaaaaataacatcgaAAATTGCCAGTGATGCtcgcattcaatttcctttttcATTAAGACAAGGAAATGTgtggtttcttttttttcttgttttatttcattatattttttcttacacaTGTTCTGGAGTAAAAACTATTCATCGTTCAACtgaaaattatgtaaaaaataaattactgaaGAAGAAAGACAATGCGAAAAATGATGATGACAATTTGCTGTGCGGTGAACTTACGGTGATCAATGATCATACATCATTCAGCGCAAATATACCATTCAAAACAACAAAACGTCTCAGTATGGATGTTTATTTCGAGCAACTTTATAACAACAATCAAGTATCTAGTAAcgttagtttagaagttaatGGCCATGAATTCGAAGCTCAGAAAGTCATGCTGATGGAACGGAATCCTATGGTTTCTGAGATAATGATGGATAAATTGAAGAGAGAAAAGGTTTATATTGCTAACATTGAtacagaaattttaataaatttaatggaatTTATACTCAATGACagagttaattttttcaacaataataatgaactTTTAATTGAAGACGTTGACAAAAATCAGATACAAAAACTGAAGAGTATATGTTATGATTCActtgacaattttataactGTAAAGTATTCTATGAAACTGATGGCTTTGGATGACAATTCTAAATCACACGAATACGGTACTGTCTTTATAGTCGTTAAAATTGCGCATGTAATGGAATTGGGTGATCGAAATAATGAGTTTAGTCGATCTTCATTATCAGA
This genomic interval from Microplitis mediator isolate UGA2020A chromosome 2, iyMicMedi2.1, whole genome shotgun sequence contains the following:
- the LOC130663108 gene encoding protein roadkill-like, whose amino-acid sequence is MEEVYSTSTKHTILYEWKINEVSSLIKSSTETEDCPKRTSSIFSTGAKINDCWYLELGINKNDKLSMDDQYISVYLQPNNGSRQVRTKYSVFIYDNNKEKHFVHHDHRVFEYLDGWGFNLVQVDELLTNKNQFILDDTLTVCIKLTVYDDDTSSSHKFPLKSSKRNIVDDFKELFKNKAGSDVVLIVDDSKFRVHKSILIARSSVFASMFLYETEVKENYVTINDLSLKTIGEMLKFIYTDQVTDIDGDAKELLKAADKYQLQTLKKLCEESLCKSITIANAVDIMILADENNARQLLDYAINFIANNTGHFIKPGSFNSTDNTDCSTLSKLLKKITSKIASDARIQFPFSLRQGNVWFLFFLVLFHYIFSYTCSGVKTIHRSTENYVKNKLLKKKDNAKNDDDNLLCGELTVINDHTSFSANIPFKTTKRLSMDVYFEQLYNNNQVSSNVSLEVNGHEFEAQKVMLMERNPMVSEIMMDKLKREKVYIANIDTEILINLMEFILNDRVNFFNNNNELLIEDVDKNQIQKLKSICYDSLDNFITVKYSMKLMALDDNSKSHEYGTVFIVVKIAHVMELGDRNNEFSRSSLSELDEKPAITNGVDDEKDETVEEQESLNI